The genomic segment ACATCTGCAAAGGTGACCCTCGACTCTTCATCGGGGACGTAAACCTTGGCTTTGCTCTTGGTGAAACTCAGAGCTCCCTGAGCACCTCCCCCCATCGATCGGCGAGCGAAGAACTGCAGCACAAGGATGAAGATCAGCGGGGGCACGACCCAGCTGAGGATCGTGGTGAAGATATTGGGCTTCTTCGGAGGTGCTGCTGCGAACTCAACACCCTTGGTCTCCAGACGCTGGGGCAGATCCATGTCGAAAATCGGCGTTGTCGCCAGCACCGGAGGCGCTCCTTCCTCAGGCTCAGCCAACTCGTAGCGGATCTGCTCCTGGGTGATGTAGGCGCGCTTGACCGCTCCGTCGTTCACCTGATCGATGAAGAGCGAGTACGGAACCCGCGGAACCTGCGCCGCAGGATTAGGAATGAAGCTGCTGGCCAGGAGCAGCACTCCGAACCCGATCAGCACGAGATTGATGATGCTGAATCGACGGTTCGGGCGATTGTCGTCCTGACGGATCGGCATGGCTGCAGACAGGTATCCGATCACGCTACGAGGGATCTTCAGCCGACAACGGGTGGGAGAACCGAACGGTCGGTCATCAGCCGAAATCAACGCCGAATGAAGGCATCGAAGGCAACGGACATCCGGGAGGCACGAGACATGCAGCAGGACCGACGCGGACAGGAGTCTCGAGAAACGGTCTGTCGGTCAGCAGGGAAACAGCACGATCGATATCCGCTGGAGCGTGCCGAAAGGCTTCATTCCAGTCGTGCTGGCCGTTCATCTCCTCGCAAAGGAACCAGAACCGCGCTCTGAAAGGCTCATAAGTCGAGAACCAACGGGATGGAGACGACAAATCGAATCGACCACACAGCAGCAGAACCCGATGAGATGATTCCGGGTTCAAAAACAACTGATAGGCCGCTGATCCGATCGCTGCGAGAACAACATCTGTCCTGATGTCGAGCAGTCTCTGGTGAAGCCCGATCACACCCAATTCTTCTGGAAAAAGTTGCACATAGTCATGTCGAGTAGGGCTGTTATGGAGTTCAGACTCATTGATCCAGCGACGATGATCAGGATGTTTCTGACGACTCAGAACCGCCACTTTGATGTCTCCAGACTGTCGGCTCTGCAAGAAACGTTCTGGCCGCTTGGAGAGATTGGTCAACAATCCAGCAGCCAAGGAAGGCTGAAGCCGAATCAGTCGAGAACGAATGCCAGCGGATTGAATCGTTGCCCTCGGCAATCGATGGCTTGACAGCGCAAAGGAATCCATGCTCCTGATCCAACCGACCAGACTGCTCAACCCCGCTGTCTGGAGAAGCTGAAGAGCCCAGACCGGAAGAGAGAGGCTCGTCAGAACAGGAATCCTCAGCCTTTGGGCAACAAGCATTAAGGGGAGAAGCTCAATTACAAAATGACCAAAATGCGTCGTGGAGTACTCATTAAATGGACGCACCGGAACCAGCAATGTCTGCGTCCTGTTGACTTGAGGGATAGGAGGTGAAATATCAGGCCAACATAGATCAAGGAATCCCGAATTATCTGGATCTAATCTGAAAAATGGCGCCTGCGAATCTTTGCCATAAAAGTGATGCAATTCTCTCCGATCGCGCTGGCACAGCCAGATCCAGTTCCGATATGAATTCAGCGAAAAATTTTTATCCTCCTGACCACCGAACCAATTCCAACGGAGCACCGTCAAATCGCAGGGATCGCTGAGGGCGATCAGACCATCATTCGTGTGAAGAACACCAGGAACCTTCTGCAACCAGACCGGAGCAAGACCGGTGAACTCGGGCACGATCCTCCAGCGCCTTGGCAGGGAGGCCAGCGTGCTGTTGTGGGATTCACTGAGAGGATTCAAGATTGCCTGACGTCACTCATGAGGATCTCAATCTGAGATCCTGCTCGACTCATGTGCGGTCGCTTCTGCCTGGACACGCCTGCGGCTGAACTGATCAGCCAGCTCAGGCCATGGCTGGACCATGACGATGCGGATTGGCTCAACCATTACGCAGCCCGATCGCTGATCCGCCCCCAGGAACCGGTGCTGATTCTGCGTCAGGAGCACGGACGAGCCCGGATCGCCCATGTGCTCTGGGGCCTGATGCCAGGCTGGGTCAAGGACCCAACGCAGGGACCAAGGCCATTCAATGCCCGTGCGGAAACGCTCTCGGAGAAGGCCAGTTTTCGCGGTCCATGGCGCCATCACCGCTGTCTGATCCCCTGCAGCAGCTATCTCGAAAAAGACCACCGGATTCAGCGGCTCGATCAGCAACTTTTCTGGCTGGGCGGGATCTGGGATCGCTGGATCGGGTCCGATGGCAGCGAAGTGGAAACGTGCTGTGTGATCACCACCGAGGCCAATCCTCTGGTGCAGCCAGTTCACAACCGCATGCCTGTGATCATTCCCAATGGGCTCGAAGAGGCGTGGCTTGAGCCCGGAGATGCCATGCACCGACAGGCGCTTGAGCCCTTGCTGGAACCGGGGGACAGCCAGGGATGGACGCGCACGCTGATCGCCCGTCAGGCAGGGTCAGCATCCAGCCAACAGCTGGCTCTGGAAGGGATTGCACCGTTCAATCCTTGACAGGCCTGGTGGATTCCAGACCCTTAAGGAGTTGTGTTCAGGTCGCTGCGGGTGATCGAGTCAAGACCTCCTCGCCCTCAAAGCAGCGGCCAGTTGAAGCTGCTCCTGTTGCTGACAATGTTGCTTGTGGGTGGACTCGCCTTTCCGTCCCTCATTCGCTACAAATTTTTGATGTATTCACTCATCGCCCTGCTGTTGACGCAGGTGATGGTGCGTGATGTTGACACCCATGCCTGGGCCAACTTCGTCTATCGATTGCTGGGCGCCGTTGCCGTCGTTGCCATGTGGCTGTGGCTTCTGACGCCCCTCGATCTGATGTACAGCGGCGTGCCGCTGGCTCTCAGTTGGGGGGTGCTTGTGGCCTGGAGCATTCGCCGACTGATCATGCAGATCTCGCGAGAACCCGTCATCAATGAGGCGATGCTGATGGGAGCCGTCGCTGGTTATCTACATCTCGGCCTGACAGCCGCACTGATCATGAGCGCGGTGGAAACAATCGAGCCGGGCAGTTTCGCTCCTCTCGAACTGTCAGCGGAGTACATGATCGGGGGCTCGGTCAATGTGCTCGCCGTTGGTGATGTGTTCACCCAGATCACGTACTTCGCCTTTGTTTGTCTGACAACGCTGGGATTCGGCGACATCACGCCGATGCTGCCGATGGCACGCACAATCAGCGTCGCCACAAGCATCGTTGGACCGCTTTATCTCGCAATCGTTCTGGGGATTTTGATTGGACGTTTCGTCAGCAGCAGCAGCCGCGATTAGTTGAGCAGCCGGCCTTGAATCAACCAGTCGCTGTCGAGAGCACGGCAACTGATTGACTCCAGTTCACTGACCTCATCCATCCGCTCAAAGCCAAGGTCGGCCAGAGGCGTTCGAGCAGCCGCTCCACCGAGCAGCTTGGGTGCCACCACAGCTGCCAATTCCTGAACGCAGCCCTGGCGTAGTGCTGCCGCGGCCAACGTCGGCCCGCATTCCCACAGCACCCGGTTGCAGCCTCGACGAGCCAGTGCGCGCATCAGGTGCAGCGGATCACACACATCAAGCGGAAGGGGGTCCGCTCCGGGGGGCAGCTGTCGATCAGATGCTTCCGGTCCGTGGGCCACCAGCGTTGGCGCCACCGTTGCATCCCAGATCTGCGCGTTGGACGGCAGGTCGAGGCTGCGGCTGAGCACCACGCGCAGAGGCTCCGGTGTTCGTTTCCCGCGGCTGGTCAGAAGAGGATCGTCTTGGCGAACGGTCCCGCCACCCACAATCACGGCATCGCATCCGCTCCGCAGCTGATGCACCCAGCGGCGGGACTTGGAACTCGAAATCCACTGACTGGCTCCGCTCGGCAAAGCCGTGCGTCCATCAAGACTCATGGCCCACTTGAGGACACCCCAGGGGCGACCGGTCGTCACGCGGTGCAGAAAGGTTCGGTTCTGCTCAGCAGCCAGATCCCGCAGAACACCGGTGATGACCTCGACACCAGCCGATCTCAAACAGTCAATTCCGGCTCCAGAGACCCTTGGATCCGGATCCTGCAGGGCCACCACCACCCGTTGCACCCCTGCCTGGATCACCGCTTCGGTGCAAGGCGGAGTACGGCCGTGATGGCAACAGGGCTCGAGCGTGACCACCAAAGTGCCGCCCTTGGCACGTGCACCTGCCTGTACGAGAGCGCCGACTTCCGCATGGGGATCGCCAGCACGAGCGTGAAATCCCTCGCCGACAAGCTCTCCACGGGCATCCAGCACGACAGCACCCACCTGAGGATTGGGACTGGTCTGGCCATCCGCAAGGGCCGCCAGCTGCAGGGCCCGACGCATCCAGTGCTCCCACATCAACTCAACGGCATCTCCTGCAAGGCCCGCCATTCACCGACAACAAAAGGCGGAACCGGTAGTTCAGTGAACACTCCTGGCAGAACGAGGCGCAATGGCCTGTTGTTGCTGAGATCGTTGAGCAAGGGATCCAGGGCGAATTCAGCTGCAGCCTCACGACCATCACGGGCCAAAGCGGGGTTATCGAGAGTGATATCGGTCAATTCCCATTCGCGGCGTCCCGCCAACACGGCAAGACCTGTTGGGTGATCGAGCCGCACCTTGCCCGGATAGCCAACGATGCGCAGCACCACAGGTTGACCTGGAGGGCCTTCGCGGTAAGCGACCGCCTGCCAGCTGTCGTAGTCGAGATCCCGCAGACTCTCAAGACTGCGCACCATCGCCGTACCAGCTTCGTTTTCGTGTTGATGAATCTGCCCCCAGGCCACGGCGGGGGTGAGCAGCAACATCAGAACAGCAACGAAGCAACTGCAGACCAGACGACGCATGAATCTGTCCATCAAGGGTCCAGCGTATGCAACAAGTCCCTGTCCGGAGAGGGAAACCGAATATCTCCTGAGTGGGTACGACCGACTTGTGCGGCTGCATCATCTCTCGACAACACAACCCAAGCTGATGACAGGCGGGTACTTCAAAAGCGTTCTCGAGCTGACCAGCTTTTGGAGATCACTGGGGTTTGATCTGCATTGTGTCCAGATGACCCCTGGTGAGCTTGAGGGATCAATCCTGGTGGAGCGGGCGGCTGACCTCACCCTCGTGTCGATGAAGTCCAATCAATCGTTACTGGTGCAGGGACAACGCAATCCGAATTACCTGGCGTTCTGCCTCGAGAACACATCACAAACGGACATGCACCGCGTCTGGGGAGACCCAATCCCCCCCTACTCGCTGCATGGGTTTTGCAGAGGACTGACGGAGGCATTTTTTCAGACGACCCCTGGATCACACCTATCGATCGGGCTGATTCCCCTTGAACTCTTCAAATCCCTCGAGAAGCTGGATGCCTCCGGCTCATTCATGGAGGCGTTTGAAACCAGCAATACGGCAGTGCTTCCAGGAAAGGAATTCCAACGTATCCGTGCGCTGCTGCAGATCAGGCCACTCCAGCCAAACCAAGCGCCGAATGACCTGAGAATCGATCTGCTCGAAGCCCAGTTGCTGGACAGTTTCAGTGACGAGCATGGAGTTGATCTTGGGCTGGCGCCGTCACCCCACCGCCACGCCCTGATTCGGGACCTGATTCATTTCGCCTTCGAGAACAGCACCTCCGCACTGACTCTCAACCAGGTTTGCCGCAGCATCTTCACCTCCAGCACCACGATCACGGTGAGTTGTCGGGACGTGTTCGGTGTCGGTCCGATGAACCTCTTGAAATGGATTCGTTTGCAGCAGGTTCAGTACGTCCTGCAAAGTCCGCGGCGGATGGAGGACATGGGCTGCAACTGCATTCAAAAAGTTGCATCCCACTACGGTTTCCGCAGTCGCAATCACTTTGCCAGCGACTACCGCAAAGCATTTGGAGAATCCCCCTTGGACACGATGAAGTCCGGACGAATGCTGTCGTCAAGCTGAATCGCAGCTCACTGCGGATTCCAAAGCCGCAATGACGTTGCCCGCGACGACCGACTGATCTTCGGTGAGTTGCCAAAAGACACCCTGCAGCGCACGGCCCCCCAGATCACGATGACAACGCAGGCTGAGCGGCACCGGGAATCGTGGCCCAATCGGTCTCCGTGGCCCAGAGCCCCCAGATCGCCATCGCTCGGAGGTAATGACAAGCCCGAAAGGTCTTCACCGCGGTGATCGCCTCCGGGGTGCGGAACTGCAAACCACCGCTGTAGACCTGATCCACCACCGACGAGCAGATCGCTTCGGCGGTGTTCTTATCGCCCATCAACCTGTAGTAGGAAGCAAGGCCGAAGTTGATACCGGTCCACACCTCCAAAGGATGGGTTCCATCCGGGTCCAGTGGTGTGCCGTCGCGACGCAGACCATTTGCCACTCCGAGACGTCCACCATCAAATCGCTCAAAACAGGCCTCTTTCACAGCCCCGAGCGTGCTGAGGCTGTTGGCCTCACTCACGACAGGGGGAAGGTTCAACAGACGGGCGTAGAAGTCTCCACACAGCTGGTCAGCCATCACCACTGGAGTGCCGCTTTCAGCATCGATCCGGTAGTACTCGCCATTCCATAGCAACGTGTCGAAATTGGATCGCGACTGCTCCAGCCAATGGCTGAAGTCGTGTTGGTCCTGACTGGTCTCCAGTCCCAGTTCCAACTGCAACCGCTGAGCCATGGCAAGGGCTGCTTCAAGCGCTGCGATCCAGAGTG from the Synechococcus sp. KORDI-100 genome contains:
- a CDS encoding glycosyltransferase 61 family protein, with translation MPEFTGLAPVWLQKVPGVLHTNDGLIALSDPCDLTVLRWNWFGGQEDKNFSLNSYRNWIWLCQRDRRELHHFYGKDSQAPFFRLDPDNSGFLDLCWPDISPPIPQVNRTQTLLVPVRPFNEYSTTHFGHFVIELLPLMLVAQRLRIPVLTSLSLPVWALQLLQTAGLSSLVGWIRSMDSFALSSHRLPRATIQSAGIRSRLIRLQPSLAAGLLTNLSKRPERFLQSRQSGDIKVAVLSRQKHPDHRRWINESELHNSPTRHDYVQLFPEELGVIGLHQRLLDIRTDVVLAAIGSAAYQLFLNPESSHRVLLLCGRFDLSSPSRWFSTYEPFRARFWFLCEEMNGQHDWNEAFRHAPADIDRAVSLLTDRPFLETPVRVGPAACLVPPGCPLPSMPSFGVDFG
- a CDS encoding SOS response-associated peptidase; its protein translation is MCGRFCLDTPAAELISQLRPWLDHDDADWLNHYAARSLIRPQEPVLILRQEHGRARIAHVLWGLMPGWVKDPTQGPRPFNARAETLSEKASFRGPWRHHRCLIPCSSYLEKDHRIQRLDQQLFWLGGIWDRWIGSDGSEVETCCVITTEANPLVQPVHNRMPVIIPNGLEEAWLEPGDAMHRQALEPLLEPGDSQGWTRTLIARQAGSASSQQLALEGIAPFNP
- a CDS encoding potassium channel family protein, whose amino-acid sequence is MKLLLLLTMLLVGGLAFPSLIRYKFLMYSLIALLLTQVMVRDVDTHAWANFVYRLLGAVAVVAMWLWLLTPLDLMYSGVPLALSWGVLVAWSIRRLIMQISREPVINEAMLMGAVAGYLHLGLTAALIMSAVETIEPGSFAPLELSAEYMIGGSVNVLAVGDVFTQITYFAFVCLTTLGFGDITPMLPMARTISVATSIVGPLYLAIVLGILIGRFVSSSSRD
- the ribD gene encoding bifunctional diaminohydroxyphosphoribosylaminopyrimidine deaminase/5-amino-6-(5-phosphoribosylamino)uracil reductase RibD translates to MWEHWMRRALQLAALADGQTSPNPQVGAVVLDARGELVGEGFHARAGDPHAEVGALVQAGARAKGGTLVVTLEPCCHHGRTPPCTEAVIQAGVQRVVVALQDPDPRVSGAGIDCLRSAGVEVITGVLRDLAAEQNRTFLHRVTTGRPWGVLKWAMSLDGRTALPSGASQWISSSKSRRWVHQLRSGCDAVIVGGGTVRQDDPLLTSRGKRTPEPLRVVLSRSLDLPSNAQIWDATVAPTLVAHGPEASDRQLPPGADPLPLDVCDPLHLMRALARRGCNRVLWECGPTLAAAALRQGCVQELAAVVAPKLLGGAAARTPLADLGFERMDEVSELESISCRALDSDWLIQGRLLN
- a CDS encoding DUF3122 domain-containing protein; translation: MRRLVCSCFVAVLMLLLTPAVAWGQIHQHENEAGTAMVRSLESLRDLDYDSWQAVAYREGPPGQPVVLRIVGYPGKVRLDHPTGLAVLAGRREWELTDITLDNPALARDGREAAAEFALDPLLNDLSNNRPLRLVLPGVFTELPVPPFVVGEWRALQEMPLS
- a CDS encoding helix-turn-helix domain-containing protein, with protein sequence MNLSIKGPAYATSPCPERETEYLLSGYDRLVRLHHLSTTQPKLMTGGYFKSVLELTSFWRSLGFDLHCVQMTPGELEGSILVERAADLTLVSMKSNQSLLVQGQRNPNYLAFCLENTSQTDMHRVWGDPIPPYSLHGFCRGLTEAFFQTTPGSHLSIGLIPLELFKSLEKLDASGSFMEAFETSNTAVLPGKEFQRIRALLQIRPLQPNQAPNDLRIDLLEAQLLDSFSDEHGVDLGLAPSPHRHALIRDLIHFAFENSTSALTLNQVCRSIFTSSTTITVSCRDVFGVGPMNLLKWIRLQQVQYVLQSPRRMEDMGCNCIQKVASHYGFRSRNHFASDYRKAFGESPLDTMKSGRMLSSS